One genomic region from Thermoleptolyngbya sichuanensis A183 encodes:
- the mgtE gene encoding magnesium transporter — MTALKNESPSGSPSLSQTELRPIVRSQLQLLLEANNLPEAKALLAPAQPADIAEAIEDLPNPLQAIAFRLLPKDEAIEVYEYLDLEVQQSLIEEFRGQDVLDIVEQMSPDDRARLFDELPAKVVTRLLSQLSPKERGATALLLGYEPGTAGRIMTPEYISLEEGWDATQALAHIRSLARASEMIYYLYVTDSSRRLTGILSLRDLVVAQPEQTIGDIMVREVVSVQTDTAQEDVARLIQRYDFLALPVVDAERRLVGIVTVDDVLDVLEAEATKEIYQLGGVQSGDASYFQTNLLTVAQRRVVWLLVLLITNTGTSAVIRSQQDVLEQVVALTAFIPLLIGTGGNVGAQSSTVIIRGLNTDELRSTKPWAVIGREAIAGAFLGIMLGAVVLLWAYLLQGNLVVAIAVGTSLVSISVLASVAGSSLPFLFQRLGFDPALMSAPFITTFVDVLGVMIYLNVARLILKL; from the coding sequence TTGACCGCTCTTAAAAACGAGTCTCCGTCGGGTTCCCCAAGCCTTTCCCAAACTGAGTTGCGGCCCATCGTGCGATCGCAACTCCAGCTATTGCTAGAAGCCAACAACCTGCCAGAAGCCAAAGCCCTGCTCGCGCCCGCACAGCCGGCCGACATTGCCGAAGCAATCGAGGATTTGCCCAACCCTCTACAGGCGATCGCCTTTCGCCTGTTGCCCAAAGACGAAGCCATTGAGGTGTACGAATACCTCGACCTAGAGGTACAGCAATCGCTGATCGAAGAGTTTCGCGGCCAGGACGTGCTGGATATCGTGGAGCAGATGTCGCCCGACGACCGCGCCCGCCTGTTCGACGAGCTGCCCGCTAAGGTCGTGACGCGGCTATTGTCGCAGCTTAGCCCCAAGGAGCGTGGCGCAACGGCCCTGCTGCTGGGCTATGAACCGGGCACCGCTGGGCGCATCATGACCCCCGAATACATTTCCCTAGAGGAAGGGTGGGACGCAACCCAGGCGCTCGCGCACATCCGCAGCCTCGCCCGCGCCAGCGAAATGATCTATTACCTCTACGTCACGGACAGCTCCCGGCGGCTGACGGGCATCCTCTCCCTGCGCGACCTAGTGGTAGCCCAGCCAGAGCAGACCATCGGCGACATTATGGTGCGCGAGGTGGTCAGCGTGCAAACAGACACAGCCCAAGAAGACGTGGCGCGGCTGATCCAGCGGTACGACTTTTTGGCGCTGCCCGTGGTGGATGCCGAGCGACGGCTGGTGGGCATTGTCACGGTAGACGACGTGCTGGATGTGCTGGAGGCTGAGGCCACGAAAGAGATCTACCAACTGGGCGGCGTGCAGTCGGGCGATGCCAGCTACTTTCAGACCAATCTGCTGACGGTGGCACAGCGGCGGGTGGTCTGGCTGCTGGTGCTGCTGATTACCAATACGGGGACGAGTGCCGTGATTCGCAGCCAGCAGGACGTACTGGAGCAGGTGGTAGCCCTGACGGCGTTTATCCCGCTGCTGATTGGCACGGGCGGCAACGTGGGCGCACAGTCGTCTACAGTCATCATTCGCGGGCTGAATACTGACGAACTGCGCTCTACTAAACCCTGGGCGGTGATAGGACGAGAGGCGATCGCCGGGGCGTTTCTGGGCATCATGCTAGGCGCGGTAGTGCTGCTGTGGGCGTATCTGTTGCAGGGAAATCTCGTAGTGGCGATCGCCGTCGGTACGAGTCTGGTGAGCATTTCCGTCTTGGCTTCAGTGGCGGGTTCTAGCCTGCCCTTCCTGTTCCAGCGGCTGGGGTTCGACCCCGCCCTCATGTCGGCCCCGTTCATCACCACGTTTGTTGATGTCCTCGGCGTGATGATTTACTTAAACGTGGCTCGGCTGATCCTCAAGCTGTAG
- a CDS encoding ribonuclease Z, with protein sequence MQITFLGTSSGVPTRSRNVSSIALQLPQRAETWLFDCGEGTQHQILRSDIRISQISRIFITHMHGDHIYGLMGLLSSIGLAGNPTRIDVYGPPKLDDYLRACGRYSQTHFSYPVKVHTVEPGVVFEDAEYVVSCEALTHRVPAFGYRVSEKDRPGRFNVEQAEALGIPSGPLYGRLKRGEVVTLPDGRQINGADLCGEVQIGRKFVYCTDTIYCDSAVELARDADVLVHEATFAHQDAELAYQRLHSTSTMAAQVALNAGVQQLIMTHFSPRYAPGNAIALEDLLTEARAIFPNTLMAQDFYTHEIPRRRPAALTASRRPPSPSRR encoded by the coding sequence TTGCAAATTACGTTTTTGGGAACCAGTTCGGGGGTGCCAACGCGATCGCGCAATGTGTCGAGCATCGCGCTGCAACTGCCGCAGCGGGCAGAAACCTGGCTGTTTGACTGTGGCGAAGGCACTCAGCATCAGATTTTGCGGAGCGATATCCGCATCAGCCAGATCAGCCGCATTTTTATTACCCATATGCACGGCGACCACATCTACGGGCTGATGGGGCTGCTGTCGAGCATTGGGCTGGCGGGCAACCCCACGCGCATCGATGTCTATGGCCCGCCAAAGCTGGATGACTATTTGCGGGCCTGCGGCCGCTATTCCCAGACCCACTTCTCCTATCCTGTCAAGGTTCACACGGTCGAACCGGGTGTGGTGTTTGAAGATGCCGAGTATGTGGTGAGCTGCGAGGCGCTGACGCACCGCGTTCCAGCCTTTGGCTATCGCGTATCAGAAAAAGACCGACCCGGCCGCTTCAACGTAGAGCAAGCCGAGGCACTGGGCATTCCCTCTGGCCCGCTCTATGGTCGGCTGAAACGGGGGGAAGTGGTGACGCTGCCCGACGGCCGCCAGATCAATGGCGCAGACCTCTGCGGCGAGGTGCAGATCGGGCGCAAGTTTGTCTATTGCACAGATACCATTTACTGCGACAGTGCGGTGGAACTGGCGCGGGATGCCGATGTGCTGGTTCACGAGGCGACGTTTGCCCATCAAGATGCCGAACTGGCCTATCAGCGGCTCCATTCCACCTCCACAATGGCGGCACAGGTGGCGCTGAATGCGGGCGTGCAGCAGCTCATCATGACCCATTTCAGCCCGCGCTATGCCCCTGGAAATGCGATCGCCCTCGAAGATTTGCTCACCGAGGCCCGCGCTATTTTCCCAAACACCCTTATGGCACAAGATTTTTACACTCACGAAATTCCGCGCCGCCGCCCCGCTGCCCTCACGGCCAGTCGCCGCCCTCCATCCCCGTCCCGACGCTAA
- a CDS encoding biotin transporter BioY, translated as MIAPTDLLWALIGLVLTIGGTFLRASITNAPWEWAHSGLQTHSLGVTFQLGAVLLAGCLGGRNAAAMSQIAYVLLGLTWFNIFAQGGGLEYIHRPSFGYLLGFIPGAWICGALAFRVPPRLESLAFSCLCGLVTVHLVGMAYLAIAHSSNWLLAPTLPLGQLLILHSLQPLLGQLAILCAVTVVSFALRRLLFY; from the coding sequence ATGATCGCCCCCACCGATTTGCTTTGGGCCCTGATCGGGTTGGTGTTGACGATTGGCGGCACGTTTCTTCGGGCTTCGATTACCAATGCCCCGTGGGAGTGGGCACACAGCGGACTGCAAACGCACTCGCTGGGGGTGACGTTTCAGCTTGGGGCGGTGCTGCTGGCGGGGTGTCTGGGGGGGCGCAACGCAGCAGCCATGTCTCAGATTGCCTACGTGCTGCTGGGGCTGACGTGGTTCAATATCTTCGCCCAGGGCGGCGGGCTGGAGTATATTCATCGTCCCAGCTTTGGCTATTTACTGGGGTTCATCCCTGGTGCGTGGATTTGTGGAGCGCTGGCGTTTCGCGTACCGCCCCGGCTGGAGTCGCTGGCCTTTAGCTGCCTGTGTGGGCTGGTGACGGTGCATCTGGTGGGCATGGCCTATTTGGCGATCGCCCATTCCAGCAACTGGCTCCTGGCTCCCACGCTGCCACTGGGCCAGCTTCTCATCCTGCATTCCCTCCAGCCACTCCTGGGGCAACTGGCAATTTTGTGCGCCGTCACGGTCGTCTCCTTTGCCCTGCGACGTCTCTTGTTCTACTGA
- the lspA gene encoding signal peptidase II: protein MPIKNFLFWAAAVLGVVFDQITKMAIAQNMTLTDPPQTIPLWAGVFHITYVTNKGAAFSWFSEDGSWLRWLSLGVSLALAALAIWGARLPRWEQLGYGLIMAGAVGNGIDRFMLGEVIDFLDFRLIRFPIFNFADVFINLGILCLLFVAFGPSSSDKKS from the coding sequence ATGCCGATTAAAAACTTTCTCTTTTGGGCAGCAGCCGTGTTGGGGGTCGTCTTTGACCAGATCACCAAGATGGCGATCGCCCAAAATATGACGCTCACCGATCCACCCCAAACTATCCCGCTCTGGGCCGGCGTGTTTCACATCACCTACGTCACCAACAAAGGCGCGGCCTTTAGCTGGTTTAGCGAAGACGGAAGCTGGCTGCGCTGGCTGTCGCTGGGGGTCAGCCTGGCCCTGGCAGCGCTGGCAATTTGGGGGGCACGGCTGCCTCGCTGGGAGCAGTTGGGCTACGGGCTGATCATGGCAGGCGCAGTTGGCAACGGCATCGACCGCTTCATGCTGGGAGAAGTGATCGATTTCCTAGACTTTCGCCTGATCCGGTTCCCCATCTTCAACTTTGCCGATGTCTTCATCAACCTGGGCATTCTCTGCCTGCTCTTCGTCGCCTTCGGCCCCAGCAGCAGCGACAAAAAATCCTGA
- a CDS encoding rubredoxin, whose protein sequence is MSGVESSAEAIDPRTLDRHECGACGYIYEPVKGDSLGKIAAGTPFEDLPTDWRCPVCGARTARFTNIGPAGSPSGFKENLGYGFGVNTLTPGQKNLLIFGGLAIAVLFFLSLYGLQ, encoded by the coding sequence ATGAGTGGTGTAGAAAGCAGTGCAGAGGCAATCGATCCAAGGACGCTCGACCGCCACGAGTGCGGCGCTTGCGGCTATATCTATGAGCCAGTCAAAGGCGATAGCCTGGGCAAAATTGCAGCCGGAACCCCGTTTGAAGACCTACCGACCGACTGGCGCTGTCCCGTTTGCGGGGCCCGCACCGCTCGGTTTACAAACATCGGGCCAGCAGGCAGCCCCTCTGGCTTTAAGGAAAACCTGGGCTACGGATTTGGCGTCAACACGCTCACACCGGGTCAGAAGAATTTGCTGATTTTTGGTGGGCTGGCGATCGCCGTTCTGTTTTTCCTCAGCCTCTACGGCTTGCAGTAG
- a CDS encoding photosynthesis system II assembly factor Ycf48 translates to MNRLLLSFRRILILLAVLVLSTGCSRGYLPSTSFNPWQVVELPTTATLSDVAFVGNSPHGWLVGKSATLLETQDGGKTWELRSLDLGDDLSYSFTSVSFAGEEGWIAGQPSILLHTTDGGKSWLRVPLSAQLPGSPNTVKALGPKTAEMTTDIGAIYQTKDGGRSWQALVQEAVGVVRNISRSDDGRYVAVSARGNFYSTWEPGQDAWQPHNRTSSRRLQNMGFAKDGRLWLLARGGLVQFSDSEDYEAWGEQVAPEFATSWGLLDLAYRTPDEIWVAGGSGNLLYSGDGGQTWQKDRAVEDVPSNFYKIVFDSPERGFILGQEGNLLRYDADAAAKAA, encoded by the coding sequence ATGAATCGACTTCTCCTCTCCTTCCGACGCATTCTCATTTTGCTGGCGGTTCTGGTTCTGTCTACCGGATGCTCCCGGGGCTACCTGCCATCCACGAGTTTTAACCCCTGGCAGGTGGTCGAGTTGCCAACTACTGCGACGCTCTCAGACGTGGCGTTTGTTGGCAATTCGCCTCACGGCTGGCTGGTAGGCAAATCGGCAACGCTGCTGGAAACGCAGGATGGTGGAAAAACCTGGGAACTGCGATCGCTCGATCTGGGCGATGACCTGTCCTACAGCTTCACATCCGTCAGCTTTGCCGGAGAGGAAGGCTGGATCGCGGGGCAACCCTCAATCTTGCTGCACACGACCGACGGCGGCAAGTCCTGGCTGCGGGTGCCGCTGAGCGCCCAGCTACCGGGTTCGCCAAACACGGTAAAAGCGCTCGGTCCTAAGACCGCTGAAATGACCACTGATATCGGAGCCATCTACCAAACCAAAGACGGCGGACGCTCTTGGCAGGCATTGGTGCAGGAAGCAGTCGGCGTGGTTCGCAACATCTCTCGGTCGGACGATGGGCGCTATGTGGCGGTTTCGGCCCGTGGAAACTTCTACTCCACCTGGGAGCCGGGTCAGGATGCCTGGCAGCCACACAATCGAACCAGTTCTCGCCGATTGCAGAATATGGGCTTTGCCAAAGATGGCCGGCTCTGGCTGCTGGCGCGGGGTGGGCTAGTGCAGTTCAGCGATTCTGAAGATTACGAAGCCTGGGGAGAGCAGGTCGCGCCGGAGTTTGCTACAAGCTGGGGCTTGCTCGATCTGGCCTATCGAACCCCTGACGAGATTTGGGTCGCGGGCGGCAGCGGCAACTTGCTTTACAGCGGCGATGGTGGACAAACCTGGCAAAAGGATCGCGCGGTCGAAGACGTGCCTTCCAATTTCTACAAAATTGTGTTTGACTCACCGGAGCGTGGTTTCATTCTCGGCCAGGAGGGCAACCTATTGCGCTACGATGCAGACGCGGCTGCCAAAGCAGCTTAG
- the psbE gene encoding cytochrome b559 subunit alpha yields the protein MAGSTGERPFSDIVTSIRYWVIHSITIPALFIAGWLFVSTGLAYDVFGTPRPNEYFTQERQEVPIVQDRFTAKEQIQEFLK from the coding sequence ATGGCTGGCAGCACTGGAGAACGTCCATTCTCAGACATTGTTACAAGCATCCGGTATTGGGTAATTCACAGCATTACCATTCCGGCTTTGTTTATTGCTGGATGGCTGTTTGTCAGCACGGGTTTGGCCTACGACGTGTTCGGCACACCGCGTCCGAACGAATACTTCACGCAAGAGCGTCAAGAAGTGCCCATTGTGCAAGATCGGTTCACGGCAAAAGAGCAAATCCAGGAATTTTTGAAGTAG
- the psbF gene encoding cytochrome b559 subunit beta, with translation MTSNNPNQPVSYPIFTVRWLAVHTLAVPSVFFLGAIAAMQFIQR, from the coding sequence ATGACGAGCAACAATCCCAATCAGCCTGTTTCTTACCCTATTTTTACCGTTCGCTGGCTGGCGGTTCACACGCTAGCCGTTCCCTCAGTGTTCTTCCTGGGGGCGATCGCCGCAATGCAGTTTATCCAGCGATAG
- a CDS encoding photosystem II reaction center protein L gives MERTPNPNNQPVELNRTSLYLGLLLVFTVGILFSSYFFN, from the coding sequence ATGGAACGCACACCGAATCCCAACAATCAGCCTGTCGAGCTAAACCGCACGTCCCTCTATCTGGGTCTGCTGCTGGTGTTCACGGTTGGTATTCTTTTTTCTAGCTACTTCTTTAACTAG
- a CDS encoding photosystem II reaction center protein J, translating into MLSNGRIPLWVVGTIAGLGVIAIVGLFFYGAYAGIGSSI; encoded by the coding sequence ATGTTGTCAAATGGCAGAATTCCGCTGTGGGTTGTCGGGACGATTGCGGGCCTTGGCGTGATTGCAATCGTGGGTCTGTTTTTCTATGGTGCCTACGCAGGCATTGGTTCTTCGATCTAG
- a CDS encoding tetratricopeptide repeat protein, whose amino-acid sequence MSQSSPRQNLTFNQQSYLRLKLALSLNLRRQVFIAVCDDLPLRDRLASQLQADFSNPSPIHQGDRAFWEVGERRYPRLVTLDLNLSDPNPIVQVAQWLADSPPPMNGKRRSPVPAFQFLGIEQLTRQSPTTQRMFITRLQGIERSLPVLDSSLLFWMPQPWFRLLPQSALEFWRCRTGVFEFVGEPTPRPPRTMTPIVSTAPAAQRPPSPSPNPSPNSLSNSAASSPPAARAVTQPTPQKAPPAAQAPAKVDVAQKVEKVEKVETPSAKAPESKRPAEAGASPPVNPWAIAPSAPPAAPTGTVRPVSPANPSAKSPAASSARPAAIAKPPASPVAAPPTASSAAAKPSSSLVSGSFRLDAAQTPTPSSVSVGRSPATSAAIGKPPTPPADSSASPPPPTPPQPPLANLAPPTDPDAQITRLLEQIAHLHRQSASAAQLQDAYRTLGDAYRDRIEQGDTSLPTLMAALQAYEQVMVRLPDKSPLWTDLLNDVGNLCWLLSRNSSAPDQVLPNLRQAIQSYQLALKKLDTHTQAQSYPMLHNNLGAAYADLARYEQPVENLQKSAQSYREALRYRDASSDPARYASTQNNLGTTYWNLAQHHQPKESLKRAIAAYQEALKHPNSQPPLSYAMIQNNLGTALWSLAQIEQPEVYLPKAIAAYRQSLQQRTLDAAPAAFAATQNNLGTALWHLALCLGDRPQEQLQKLQAAIQAYEAALQGVAKLEALSSPAMLSFDPATTHNNLGLAYFHIATQVPRLLGTAPEVAPLEKALHHHLQAATRWQHQPELRQAAMQSVLQTLKAFYELFGTAGQNQALSTVPAHLLPELLPRL is encoded by the coding sequence GTGAGCCAGAGTTCCCCTCGTCAGAATTTGACCTTTAATCAGCAGAGCTACCTGCGGCTCAAGCTGGCGCTGAGCCTGAATCTGCGCCGACAGGTATTTATCGCCGTATGCGATGATTTGCCCCTGCGCGATCGCCTCGCGTCCCAACTCCAGGCAGATTTCTCCAACCCGTCGCCGATTCACCAAGGCGATCGCGCTTTTTGGGAAGTGGGAGAACGCCGCTATCCCCGGCTGGTGACGCTCGATCTCAACCTGTCTGACCCAAATCCGATTGTGCAGGTGGCGCAATGGCTAGCAGATTCGCCGCCGCCGATGAATGGCAAACGGCGATCGCCCGTACCCGCCTTTCAGTTTTTGGGGATCGAGCAACTCACGCGCCAGTCTCCGACCACTCAGCGCATGTTCATCACCCGTTTACAGGGCATCGAGCGCAGCCTACCCGTGCTGGATTCTAGCCTGCTATTTTGGATGCCACAGCCCTGGTTTCGGCTGTTGCCCCAGTCGGCGCTGGAGTTTTGGCGCTGTCGAACGGGCGTGTTTGAGTTTGTTGGGGAGCCGACCCCGCGCCCACCAAGAACGATGACCCCCATCGTCAGCACAGCCCCCGCAGCCCAACGCCCGCCCAGCCCGTCGCCCAATCCGTCGCCCAATTCACTGTCCAATAGCGCCGCCTCTTCTCCACCTGCGGCTCGCGCTGTGACACAACCCACGCCCCAAAAAGCCCCGCCCGCTGCACAGGCACCTGCCAAGGTAGACGTAGCCCAAAAAGTTGAAAAAGTTGAAAAAGTTGAGACGCCGAGCGCCAAAGCGCCAGAATCCAAACGACCCGCCGAGGCTGGCGCAAGTCCTCCTGTGAATCCCTGGGCGATCGCCCCGTCTGCTCCACCTGCGGCCCCGACTGGAACGGTTCGCCCCGTCTCGCCTGCGAACCCCTCTGCAAAGTCCCCAGCGGCCTCATCAGCCCGCCCTGCGGCGATCGCCAAACCGCCTGCATCCCCAGTGGCCGCCCCGCCGACTGCCTCGTCTGCTGCTGCCAAACCGTCGTCTAGCCTCGTTTCTGGCTCGTTTCGGCTAGATGCCGCGCAGACTCCGACTCCCTCCTCGGTTTCCGTTGGGCGATCGCCTGCGACATCGGCAGCCATCGGAAAACCGCCAACGCCTCCAGCAGACTCGTCAGCCAGCCCGCCGCCCCCCACCCCGCCCCAGCCGCCACTGGCTAACCTAGCCCCGCCGACCGATCCCGACGCGCAGATCACTCGATTGCTGGAGCAAATTGCCCATCTGCATCGACAGTCGGCCTCAGCGGCTCAATTGCAGGACGCTTATCGCACGCTGGGGGATGCCTATCGCGATCGCATTGAGCAGGGCGATACCAGTCTGCCCACCCTAATGGCTGCGCTGCAAGCCTATGAGCAGGTGATGGTGCGCCTGCCGGATAAATCGCCATTGTGGACTGATTTGCTGAATGACGTGGGCAATCTCTGCTGGCTGCTGTCGCGCAACTCGTCTGCCCCTGACCAAGTGTTGCCAAACCTGCGGCAGGCGATCCAGTCCTACCAACTCGCGCTCAAGAAGCTGGACACCCACACCCAGGCCCAGAGCTATCCCATGCTGCACAACAACCTGGGAGCAGCCTACGCCGATTTGGCCCGCTACGAGCAGCCCGTTGAGAATTTACAGAAATCGGCGCAATCCTACCGAGAGGCGCTGCGCTATCGGGATGCCAGCAGCGATCCTGCCCGCTACGCCTCGACGCAGAATAACCTGGGCACGACTTACTGGAATCTGGCACAGCACCACCAGCCCAAAGAGTCCCTGAAGCGGGCGATCGCCGCCTATCAGGAAGCGCTGAAACATCCCAATAGCCAGCCGCCGCTGAGCTACGCCATGATCCAAAACAACCTGGGCACGGCGCTGTGGAGTTTGGCGCAGATCGAGCAGCCAGAGGTCTACCTGCCCAAGGCGATCGCCGCCTATCGTCAATCGCTTCAGCAGCGCACCCTGGATGCGGCTCCAGCCGCCTTTGCCGCCACGCAAAACAACCTGGGCACGGCCCTCTGGCATCTGGCGCTGTGTCTGGGCGATCGCCCCCAAGAGCAGCTTCAAAAGCTCCAGGCAGCCATCCAGGCTTACGAAGCCGCATTGCAGGGCGTAGCAAAGCTTGAAGCGCTATCCAGCCCAGCCATGCTCAGCTTTGACCCCGCCACCACACACAACAACCTCGGCCTTGCCTATTTCCACATTGCCACCCAGGTTCCCCGGCTCTTGGGCACTGCGCCAGAGGTTGCCCCCCTCGAAAAAGCGCTGCACCACCATCTCCAGGCCGCCACCCGATGGCAGCACCAGCCGGAACTGCGGCAAGCGGCGATGCAGAGCGTGTTGCAAACCCTGAAAGCCTTTTACGAACTGTTTGGAACGGCAGGGCAAAATCAGGCGCTCTCGACCGTACCTGCCCACTTGCTACCCGAACTCTTGCCCCGCCTATAG
- a CDS encoding ABC transporter substrate-binding protein, producing MGLRWLGRGGAIALLLATAACQPPTPTSSTSSPAASPATGGSGALKLGTLLPVTGDLAQYGQPMQDSVGFLVETVNACGGVMGQPVQLVSEDDQTDPAAGASGMTKLAEVDRVGAVVGAAASSVSSAAVDIAVRNQVVQISPSSTSPVFTERAKKGEFNGFWLRTAPPDTFQGDALAQLANQEGIKTIAILAINNDYGNGLVQSFVPAFKALGGTVVNESNPTKYAPNATSFDSEVGSAFGSKPDAVLIIAYPESGSIILKAAQEQGFLDGTTKVLFTDGMKTDNLAELVGKTADGKFIVTGMMGTAPSAGGPGLNDFRDRYREKFNRDPQVYDPNSWDAAALLVLAAEAAKSGSGPAIKDSIRSVSNPPGEQTTDICTALALVREGKDVDFQGASGSLDFDEQGDVVGSYDVWTVNDAGQIEVKSTINVGG from the coding sequence TTGGGGCTGCGCTGGCTGGGACGAGGCGGGGCGATCGCCCTCCTGTTGGCCACAGCCGCCTGCCAACCGCCTACGCCGACCAGTAGCACGTCTAGCCCAGCCGCCAGCCCAGCCACAGGCGGATCGGGTGCGCTGAAACTGGGGACGCTGTTGCCTGTCACGGGCGACCTGGCTCAATATGGACAGCCCATGCAAGATAGCGTCGGGTTCTTGGTGGAAACCGTCAATGCCTGTGGAGGCGTGATGGGGCAACCCGTGCAACTGGTGTCCGAGGACGACCAGACTGATCCAGCCGCAGGTGCATCGGGCATGACCAAGCTGGCCGAGGTGGATCGAGTCGGCGCAGTGGTGGGCGCGGCCGCCAGTTCCGTCTCCAGCGCTGCTGTGGATATCGCAGTGCGAAATCAGGTCGTGCAAATCTCCCCCTCCAGCACCAGTCCTGTATTTACCGAGCGGGCGAAGAAGGGAGAATTTAACGGCTTTTGGCTGCGAACTGCGCCCCCCGACACCTTCCAGGGTGACGCGCTAGCCCAACTCGCCAATCAGGAAGGCATCAAAACGATCGCCATCCTCGCCATCAACAATGACTACGGCAACGGACTCGTCCAGTCCTTTGTGCCTGCCTTCAAAGCCTTGGGCGGCACGGTCGTCAACGAATCCAACCCCACCAAATACGCCCCCAACGCCACCAGTTTTGACTCGGAAGTGGGCAGCGCCTTTGGCAGCAAACCCGATGCCGTGCTGATCATTGCCTATCCCGAATCGGGCAGCATCATTCTCAAAGCTGCCCAAGAGCAGGGCTTCCTCGACGGCACGACCAAGGTGCTTTTCACCGACGGCATGAAGACCGACAACCTGGCGGAACTGGTCGGCAAGACGGCCGACGGCAAGTTCATCGTGACGGGCATGATGGGCACGGCCCCCAGCGCAGGTGGCCCAGGGCTAAACGACTTCCGCGATCGCTACCGAGAAAAGTTCAACCGCGATCCACAGGTCTATGACCCCAATAGCTGGGACGCGGCGGCGCTCCTTGTTCTGGCAGCAGAAGCAGCCAAGAGCGGCAGTGGCCCCGCCATAAAAGACAGTATCCGCAGCGTGTCTAACCCCCCAGGTGAACAAACGACCGACATCTGCACAGCGCTGGCCCTTGTTCGCGAGGGCAAGGACGTAGACTTTCAGGGGGCAAGCGGCAGCCTGGACTTTGACGAGCAGGGTGACGTGGTGGGCAGCTACGACGTTTGGACGGTTAATGATGCCGGACAAATCGAGGTCAAGTCCACGATTAACGTCGGCGGATAA
- the thrC gene encoding threonine synthase → MVQPVDRPASSASSAAAWGGLIETYRRYLPVTAQTPVVTLLEGNTPLIPVPAIAQEIGRGVQVFVKYDGLNPTGSFKDRGMTMAISKAKEAGAEAVICASTGNTSAAAAAYARRGGLRPFVLIPDGYVAVGKLAQALLYGAEVLAIQGNFDRALQIVRDMAEHYPITLVNSVNPYRLEGQKTAAFEIVDVLGTAPDWLCIPVGNAGNITAYWMGFCQYHQEGKCDRLPRMMGFQAAGASPLVSGAPVPHPETLATAIRIGNPASWEKAIAVRDASQGEFNAVTDEEILAAYRLLASREGIFCEPASASSVAGLLKVKDRVPAEATVVCVLTGNGLKDPDTAIKHCENQFKGGIAPELEAVAQAMGF, encoded by the coding sequence CTGGTTCAACCTGTTGATCGACCTGCAAGTTCTGCCAGCAGCGCAGCTGCCTGGGGCGGGCTGATCGAAACCTATCGCCGCTATCTGCCCGTGACGGCGCAAACGCCCGTGGTGACGCTGCTAGAGGGCAATACGCCGCTGATCCCCGTGCCGGCGATCGCCCAAGAGATTGGTCGCGGCGTGCAGGTGTTTGTCAAGTACGACGGGCTGAACCCGACGGGCAGTTTCAAAGACCGGGGCATGACCATGGCCATTTCCAAAGCCAAGGAAGCCGGAGCCGAAGCGGTGATCTGTGCCAGCACGGGCAATACCTCCGCTGCGGCCGCCGCCTACGCTAGACGGGGGGGGCTGCGTCCCTTTGTGCTAATTCCCGATGGCTATGTGGCGGTGGGCAAGCTGGCCCAGGCGCTCCTCTATGGCGCAGAAGTGCTAGCGATTCAGGGCAACTTTGACCGGGCGCTGCAAATTGTGCGCGACATGGCAGAGCATTACCCAATTACGCTGGTGAACTCGGTCAATCCCTACCGCCTAGAGGGGCAAAAGACCGCTGCCTTTGAAATTGTAGACGTGCTGGGCACTGCGCCCGACTGGCTCTGCATTCCCGTCGGCAACGCGGGCAACATCACCGCCTACTGGATGGGCTTTTGCCAATATCACCAGGAAGGCAAGTGCGATCGCCTGCCCCGGATGATGGGCTTTCAGGCGGCGGGCGCATCGCCCCTGGTCAGCGGGGCCCCAGTTCCCCATCCCGAAACGCTGGCCACCGCAATCCGCATTGGCAACCCCGCAAGTTGGGAAAAGGCGATCGCCGTCCGAGATGCCAGCCAGGGCGAGTTCAACGCCGTCACCGACGAAGAAATTTTGGCCGCCTACCGCCTGCTGGCCAGCCGCGAGGGTATTTTCTGCGAACCCGCCAGCGCCTCTTCTGTGGCGGGCCTGCTCAAGGTAAAAGATCGCGTGCCTGCGGAAGCTACTGTCGTCTGCGTCCTCACAGGAAATGGGCTAAAAGACCCCGACACCGCCATCAAGCATTGCGAAAACCAGTTCAAAGGCGGCATTGCGCCGGAGTTGGAGGCCGTCGCGCAGGCAATGGGATTTTAG